The Dreissena polymorpha isolate Duluth1 chromosome 8, UMN_Dpol_1.0, whole genome shotgun sequence genome includes the window tcataaaataaatataagaaaatgaaTAAGATTGAGGCCAAAACTGCTTTTCAAGAAATTCATAAAAAGTAAATATCACCAAGCATTTGTTCAACTCAGATCGCTAACTTACCTTTTGTAATACATCTGTTTTTTGCCCACTACATTACTTTCTATGATGAGCATTCATTTATAAGGGAAGTCTTCATTTAATTTGAGTTTTCATTGAAGTCAAAATGTGTATGCATTGAAATTGCTtataaaaaactataaaataagatattttgcattactatatttttcaaattcaaattgtAATTATAGTGTGTATTTTTTGCTTGTTTTCAGCTACAGATAGCATTTTAGCAACTGTTCCAAACCTTGATGTTCTGCTTCATGATGTTTTATTTATGGAGGTTGTCCAACCAGAGGCTATCAGATATTCATTCAAAATCAGACCAGCAAAAAACTTTGGAGTTAGCTTTGTAAGATTTACTTACAACTTTACACTGAACTGTTAACACTGGAATAGTTCGCACAAATTGTAAAAGGAAAGAGACACCTTTTTTTGAAGAATTGAGTAAGCTTATAGAAATAAATGAggttattttttttcattagcaaaaATTAAATAAGGATATCTCTATCCATCCCAAATAACCCTTTTTTTCATGTTTCCATGACGTTTTCTAATTTGCAGACTAAAAAATACCATGGTGTGGAGATGACAGTGGCTCAGCCTTACCATGGATGTTCACCACTGACAAATGCTCATTATTTAGCTGGGAAAATAGTTCTTTTGCAGAGAGGGTAGGTCTCCTTGGTTACATGTATATGAGTCTTATAACATTATTCAAAACAAACtaaaacatgtttacattatgcTTTTTTAcatgcatttgttttttaaatgactaATGTGTATATCAAACAAGTTCAAATAACTCTTCTGAACATAAAAAAGTGaaatacatacaatgtaacaCAATATTAAACCAGCATTATTTCTCTAAGCAATACTTTAATGTATAATATAAGTATGCTTTatcctttgtttttgttttgttttccataTTGTGGTTGACAGTGGTCACTTTTTTGGCTCGATAGTCAATACCCTTCATAATTTTTCTTTGAATTTCCAGTGAATGTTCTTTTGTAACAAAGTCATTAAATGCGGAGGCAGCAGGTGCCCTAGCGGCCATTATCACAGATAGTGATGTGACAAACGACCAACATTTCATTGACATGGTGGACGACGGTACAGACAGGGTGGTGAACATTCCTGCCACTTTCTTGCTGGGAAAAGATGGGTAATTTGTACCACAGTTTCTCATGTTTAAAGTCAACCTTTAGAAGTGTTTTATTTTAGAGAAGAGATGTTGATAGATTACAATtcagttatataaatatttactgcAAAGTATTTGCAAAGCTTTTAAGGAAAATGTATTAAGTTTTCTCAGAGAAACTTTGTACATTGGAGTCCTGGTCCCCATTTCGGCCAGGTTCAAATTTAGGTCTGCTATTGCAAATAAGATGAGCAGCACTTACTTCTGTGCTTTGAAACAATTCCTGATTTCTTGTTATGAACTGCCTATAAAATGCCTTTAAAGTGTACTGAATTTAAATCAATTAGTTTAAAGGAaagaatcaatttattttaatgtgaagGGAGAATAAATTGCCTAAAAACATGTAGGCTAGCATCTTGTTGGTTTTTGTACACAATATTAATACATATCCAACATAATGTAATGTCAATATTTCATGCTGCTGTTAGACACCTTAGTGCACCAAACAAACCAGCTGACACTCTTTATAACAATATAATTGTAACAATTTTTCAACAGGTAATATTGTGCTGTCCACACAAGTAATTTTAAACAAGTggtttattaaattttaaatacttAAAGAGTGTCATTTTCACTGACAGAAATATAAGCAATTGTTTTTAATTGGCAACATTAACAAACATTTTTACTCAGCTAACTTTATCAACTATAACAGAAATAATTAAAGGCTATTGTTGTTAACATCATCAACTGTTATTTTGTTGTAGACACATGATAAAAGACACTCTAGAACAATTAGGGCTCCCAACTGCGGTGGTCAACATACCCGTGAACATCACAGGGACAGCCACCCATATTGTCTCTCAGCCTCCCTGGACTCTATGGTAACCATGTACAACTACAGCTCCAACCACCAACACCAACATATACCCACCTGTATTTGATGAAATTTGGGCTTCAAAATTTTGAACATGCCATGGTCATTTTTTTTATGTCATGACATGCACTAAACGTGTAAAATACTTTACTAGTTTCTATGCAAAGTTTGTGTTCAGTATGCATGcttcaaataaacacaatcagGGATGCCATCATGCCTATgttatgtgcaaaacaataatctttatttgttaacaataaatattttgtgttatataACACTTGTGCAAaagtaatattatgttttattaaaattgaaattattgcAACCGATGTTCTGTTTTCTTAGTGCCTGGTGTCAATAGTGTTGAAATCCAATATCATGTTattaccagtgctccagctaggccatAACAGAAAGGTTGCAGCAAGCTCTCATTCCTGCCTTTTGGGCCCCCATCATACCCTTTTTATTTAATCACATTATTATTCTGAAAATTGtgtttgaagtttcaataaattTACTAAATGTTCACCTGAAAAATCGATtaattaattaaccctttaccacttagatatgtattttgacgtgtttgtttgtagtccctttaaaagtgacatttaactaaaagaactttcttactagattcaagtttttaaggcttcatttccagccctaagatactgatgagcagcaaacagcaataaACCTGAACAGGCTTCGATCAAGTTACgcacagtctgttctggttttatgctgtttgcacatagcaattttgaAATTTCCAAAATCTGTTACAGGGAATATAAAAATGATTAAGCTCTAAAATGCACTTTTGCCAAAAAGCACCCTgctcttttaaccctttcagtgcgggaaccgaattttaaaggaaTTTGCAAACAGTtgggatccagatgagacgccacagaacgtggcgtctcatcaggatccaaactgtttgctattctgatagtattctttgaaaaaaaatcgaagaaaatgctaattttagaaattcagcagtcgacatttttgcagacgacaaatttcccagcatgcaaagggtaaaaatCCTAGCTAGAGCAGTTAATTACTAAAAAGTGAATCATTTgtgatattttattcattataacaTGCAGATTTGATATATAGAGTTGTTGTTTGTTAGCAAGTTGATGCATTTGTTGGTATTTATTAACAGTTATGAATATAAAGTAAATATGAGTAAAAAACACTAATTTCAACTAATCTTGTTTAGTTGTGTGAATAGTATAGTAAGAATGTAGTTTATGTGTAACATACTGTCCACCTATTCCTATATTTTTCTACTATTCTTTAATAAAACCTTTGTTAATTTACATTTCCAGTATTTTACATTTGACTTAATGGTTTTCAATATATGGTTAACAAATAAGTAGTTGAACAGCTTATAAACTAAGATTAGTGGTAAATAATGTCTCAGTTATGAACTGATAGCACGAACatgttttatgtaaatgtttatgAAAAACAAGCTGTCATGCTTGTCATGCTAGAATTATCAGCCTTCCTTATCTCATAATGAGTATTCTTTAACtaaaaagtgttgttgttttattaaacatatccacagaaatgtcatatatatttcatgaaaatatttcAATGTAGTTTCTATAATTTTATGGAATCTTAAA containing:
- the LOC127843252 gene encoding protease-associated domain-containing protein 1-like — its product is MLLHSPLKLLSIFAVMLLLFPLYATDSILATVPNLDVLLHDVLFMEVVQPEAIRYSFKIRPAKNFGVSFTKKYHGVEMTVAQPYHGCSPLTNAHYLAGKIVLLQRGECSFVTKSLNAEAAGALAAIITDSDVTNDQHFIDMVDDGTDRVVNIPATFLLGKDGHMIKDTLEQLGLPTAVVNIPVNITGTATHIVSQPPWTLW